A stretch of Flexivirga aerilata DNA encodes these proteins:
- a CDS encoding DUF4190 domain-containing protein gives MSNYPNDPNQPGGYGEQKPGDQPQYGQSQPGQYGAPQYGAPQGDYPPAGGGYGGGQPAPGGYSGVPQEHKQSTLILILGILSIPCCGLLTGIPAIIMGRNALQQIDASGGAIGGRGKVQAGYICGIVGTVLSIVGIILRFTVLANN, from the coding sequence ATGAGCAATTACCCGAACGACCCGAACCAGCCGGGCGGCTACGGTGAGCAGAAGCCGGGTGACCAGCCGCAGTACGGCCAGAGCCAGCCGGGTCAGTACGGCGCGCCGCAGTATGGCGCCCCGCAGGGCGACTACCCGCCGGCCGGCGGCGGTTACGGCGGTGGCCAGCCCGCTCCGGGTGGTTACAGCGGCGTGCCGCAGGAGCACAAGCAGTCCACGCTGATCCTCATCCTGGGCATCCTCAGCATCCCGTGCTGTGGCCTCCTGACCGGCATCCCGGCGATCATCATGGGCCGCAACGCCCTCCAGCAGATCGACGCCTCGGGCGGCGCGATCGGCGGCCGCGGCAAGGTGCAGGCCGGCTACATCTGCGGCATCGTCGGCACGGTGCTGTCGATCGTCGGCATCATCCTGCGGTTCACGGTGCTGGCGAACAACTAG
- a CDS encoding CGNR zinc finger domain-containing protein, with protein MHINPYGEEPTLLAVALLNDRPATVRALQARCDAAGVVHRPGAKRADLASLDRYLDDIDRLIDTAEASDRVRLLNELLARHTAHPRVTDHAGDGFHLHYRDAEMSYAAMLSALLTMGLTVHLVQRGMHRLSRCALPECGNAFADTTRNGRQRYCSPACANRDAVRRHRSRHRAPASEVG; from the coding sequence GTGCATATCAACCCTTACGGCGAGGAGCCGACGCTGCTCGCCGTCGCTCTGCTTAACGACCGTCCGGCGACGGTTCGGGCGCTGCAGGCACGGTGCGACGCCGCCGGCGTGGTGCACCGCCCGGGCGCGAAGCGCGCGGATCTGGCCTCGCTCGATCGTTACCTGGACGACATCGACCGGCTGATCGACACCGCTGAGGCATCCGACCGGGTGCGGCTGCTGAACGAATTGCTGGCTCGGCATACGGCCCATCCGCGGGTGACCGACCACGCCGGCGACGGCTTCCACCTGCACTATCGAGATGCCGAAATGTCATACGCCGCAATGCTTTCGGCGCTGCTGACGATGGGTCTGACGGTGCACCTCGTGCAGCGCGGCATGCACCGGCTCTCCCGGTGTGCGCTGCCCGAGTGCGGCAACGCGTTCGCCGACACCACCAGGAACGGCCGGCAGCGCTACTGCTCCCCCGCATGTGCCAACCGCGACGCCGTCCGGCGGCATCGTTCGCGGCACCGCGCGCCAGCCTCGGAAGTCGGTTAG
- a CDS encoding serine hydrolase domain-containing protein, translated as MTIDASSPTGIASDRLRRIDDHLSAYVDDGRLAGWHVRVSKGGAVIHDAMLGQRDREAGLPITADTLYRIYSMTKPVTSVAAMMLYERAELSLNDPVSTFIPSFADLQVYVGGPAAKPVTRPATEPMRVKHLLTHTSGLTYGFHRVHVTDEVMRLAGQEFGPPAGMDLAAACDSWAAMPLRFDPGSCWNYGVSTDVLGRVVEVVSGRSLDDFFAAEITGPLGMRDTAFQAVDPDRLAALYALSPDGAVRFDAFGKAALQKPHMLSGGGGLVSSMDDYWRFTEMLRRGGELDGVRLLSDRTVRFMASNHLPGGADLEEFGIPLYAETPFSGVGFGLGFSVTTDPQATGIASSVGEYGWGGLASTYFWVDPVEDLTAILMTQLMPSSAYPVRQELKQLVYGALAD; from the coding sequence ATGACGATCGATGCATCCAGCCCGACCGGCATCGCCTCCGACCGGCTGCGCCGGATCGACGATCACCTGAGCGCCTATGTCGACGACGGGCGGCTCGCCGGTTGGCATGTGCGGGTGTCGAAGGGCGGCGCCGTCATACACGACGCGATGCTGGGACAGCGTGATCGCGAGGCCGGCCTGCCGATCACGGCGGACACGCTCTACCGGATCTACTCGATGACCAAACCGGTGACCTCGGTCGCGGCGATGATGCTCTACGAGCGGGCCGAGCTGTCGCTGAACGACCCGGTGAGCACGTTCATTCCGTCCTTCGCCGACCTGCAGGTGTATGTCGGGGGTCCCGCGGCCAAGCCGGTCACCCGGCCGGCGACCGAGCCCATGCGGGTCAAGCACCTGCTCACCCACACCTCCGGGCTAACCTACGGCTTCCACCGGGTGCACGTCACCGACGAGGTCATGCGCCTCGCCGGTCAGGAGTTCGGGCCGCCCGCCGGCATGGACCTGGCGGCCGCGTGCGACAGCTGGGCGGCGATGCCGTTGCGCTTCGACCCGGGCAGCTGCTGGAACTACGGGGTGTCCACCGACGTGCTCGGCCGGGTGGTCGAGGTCGTCTCCGGGCGCAGTCTGGACGACTTCTTCGCGGCGGAGATCACCGGCCCGCTCGGCATGCGCGACACCGCCTTTCAGGCCGTCGACCCCGATCGCCTGGCGGCGCTCTACGCGCTCAGCCCCGACGGCGCGGTGCGCTTCGACGCGTTCGGCAAGGCGGCGCTGCAGAAGCCGCACATGCTGTCCGGCGGCGGCGGGCTCGTGTCGTCGATGGACGACTACTGGCGTTTCACCGAGATGCTGCGCCGCGGCGGCGAGCTCGACGGTGTGCGACTGCTCTCCGATCGCACGGTGCGCTTCATGGCGAGCAACCACCTGCCCGGAGGGGCCGACCTGGAGGAGTTCGGCATCCCGCTGTATGCCGAAACTCCCTTCAGCGGCGTCGGATTCGGTCTCGGCTTCTCCGTCACCACTGATCCGCAGGCGACCGGCATCGCGAGCTCGGTCGGCGAATACGGCTGGGGCGGGCTGGCATCCACCTACTTCTGGGTCGACCCGGTCGAGGACCTGACGGCGATCCTGATGACCCAGCTGATGCCGTCCAGCGCCTATCCGGTGCGCCAGGAGCTCAAGCAGCTCGTCTACGGCGCGCTGGCCGACTGA
- a CDS encoding DUF2752 domain-containing protein → MTTPDLAAPRTRQPSRADRVRGPLLGAVGGVAALVLLRIHDPHGSGSYGYCPFLTVTGAPCPLCGGLRAMNDLTHGNLSAALLSNAAAVFILVAGAVLIARWFVRRWKGDAEAALLPAGRMPLLIFGVAMIVFTVYRWTPWGSWLYQG, encoded by the coding sequence ATGACCACCCCGGACCTTGCCGCACCGCGCACTCGGCAGCCCTCACGGGCCGACCGGGTGCGCGGCCCGTTGCTGGGGGCGGTCGGCGGCGTGGCGGCGTTGGTACTGCTGCGGATCCACGATCCGCACGGTTCCGGGTCCTACGGCTACTGCCCGTTCCTCACCGTCACCGGCGCACCGTGCCCGCTCTGCGGTGGCCTGCGCGCGATGAACGACCTGACACACGGCAACCTCTCCGCGGCGCTGCTCAGCAATGCGGCCGCGGTCTTCATCCTGGTTGCCGGCGCAGTGCTGATCGCGCGCTGGTTCGTCCGCCGCTGGAAGGGCGACGCCGAAGCCGCGCTGCTGCCGGCGGGGCGTATGCCGCTGCTGATCTTCGGCGTCGCGATGATCGTCTTCACCGTCTACCGATGGACGCCCTGGGGCAGCTGGCTCTACCAGGGTTGA